DNA sequence from the Vicia villosa cultivar HV-30 ecotype Madison, WI linkage group LG3, Vvil1.0, whole genome shotgun sequence genome:
GGACTGGGCTATTAAACAAAATTTTGAGGCCCCCACTATTGGAGGCCCTGTTCAAAAGCACTGGTTGCACGGGCTAATCACCGGCCCTGGTTAATATTGATTCCTTGGTGGTTGTTAAGGCTATAGAGGATGGAGAAGTTGGAAATGTTGAGTGTGTTTCTATTCTTGGTCGAATAATAGATATTATCTCGTTGATGGAAGTAGTAATAATCTCGCATATTTTCATGAATGGTAATGCTTGTGCGGATACCTTGGCTAACTGCGGGTGCATGGAGAGGAATTTCTTTATTTATGATAAAGCGCCAGATTTCTTGTGGCCGCTCTTGGAAACTGATACTTTAGGGATTGTTTCTCCCATTGTTGCTTTGTTGTAGTTGTTTTTCtctttgggcttaggccctcgtcattatcaataaaataaaataaataaatatgcgaCTAAATGTTATACACTATGATCCTTCTCAAATCTCAAAATTAGTTAAAGAATCTCttttgaataaaattaaatatttctttctataaaatatttatatttatattttttaaaaattaattataaaatattttagtaaaataaaattacataatctttataaaaaaaatatttatcgataatgattttatgaaaatctattcaCTATAGtttgaaatttaatattttttaaaatttaaaaaaaaggcatagaaaaaagattaaaaatatttaaatcaaattttaatgagtATCAGtttaaactatttattttaaattttaatttcaatctcattttaattttaattcatataGTCATCACAAAAATTTAATtcgcatattttattttttcttaccaAATATTTGTAATGCtatgaaaatatattttacaaaaatgtcaaaataaagAATCTTTAATATAATATAGTTttgattgtgttatttatttttaacaatattgcattttaaattttgtaaatatgaattttatatatatatatatatatatatatatatatatatatatatatatatatatatatatatatatatatatatatatatatatatatatatatatatatatgaggagggatcaaattacacccgaagagttacaccacgagttacactcgttcaataactacatctcaaaataatattttttaaattcaaccgttggattgaaacataatatcatatagatcattcctataaagtttgagcttaatctataatgatttactatgtcattgaataacatcaaaattaacgttatatgaaagctcattttgacgttaatctttggatatcttgatgatatagtaaatcattatagattaagctcaaactttataggtatgatctatatgatattatgtttcaatccaacggttgaatttaaaaaatattatttcgagatgtagttattgaacgagtgtaactcttggtgtaactcttcgggtgtaatttgatccctcctctatatatatatataatttttttttttatgtaataatatttgtccaatatttttaatagaaaaacatCTCATATTGAGTTGGAAAATGGAGGGAAATAAACAGCAGCGTGTCGGAACCAAGACAGAGACGTACCGAATTTTTAAAAAACAGCGTGTCTTTTTAATTTGTAAAGCTAAAAAAGATTAGCAACGTGTCCCCCGGCATGTTGCAGTTAACCCCTCTTTAATTTACTCTTAATTAATCTTAACAACGAAACCGCCACGACCACGATCACCGCATCGAAACGCCGCGGCCAAGATCCATTGCGGCGTTCGATCCAATTCCACATTCCTCGCTCAGCCGTTGCAGCACCATTCACATTTCACCTTCCGGCAATTTCCTCCAATTGCATTGAACCCGCATTGCGATTCCTCCAATTCTTTCCGCTGCAGCTACATTTTTCGGAGCCCTAGTTTTTCTCATTCCGAAGCGTGGATTATTTTGATGTATCATTTCTACGATTGATACAAGGAAGTTTTCCTTCTCGACTCACTGTCATCAGAATTTGCAGCAGACACACGAATTTGAATACTAACGAGGATGGTGATTTTGATTTTGGGGAGGAATAGGGTTTTTGGCGAAGGTTTTTAGGGATTTGTAGGGTTTAAGAATGCATATAGCTAGGGATCTGATTGAAATCGAGGTGGTTTTATTGGTCTCGGTTTTGTCGATGATGGTAGATTCAATATGGTGAGGTTCTTAGGATTGACTCGCGGGGTGGGTGATGAACCTCGAGAAATCGTTTCCAGGTCTAATCTGACGGGCGAGTCCAGTGAAAATGGCTGGCTTATCAGATTCTTTGACTCTCCATTCTTCTGTGAGTGGATTGCTGTTAGCTACTTGTACAAGCATGATCATGCTGGTGTGCGTGATTATCTCTGTAATAGAATGTACACACTTCCCTTGCAGGGAGTCGAGGGTTATTTGTTTCAAGTGTGTTACATGATGATACACAAACCCAGTCCCTCTTTGGATAAGTTTGTCATTGATGTGTGCTCCAAGTCGCTTAAGATTGCTTTGAAGGTGCATTGGTTCTTGTTGGCTGAGATTGAGGAATCTGATGAGAATGATGGGATTAGTATCATTCAGGAGAAGTGTCAAACTGCAGCTACCTTTATGGGGGAGTGGCCGCCCTTGATACGGCCTCAAAGTGCACCTTCAAGCCCTATAGACAAGAACCAAGTCTTGAGTAAAATATTGTCATCGAAACAACGATTGTTATCACTAACTTCTTCATCGCCTACACAAAGATCTTTGTCGTTCTCGCCTTCTTCAGGAAACAATTTGCAAGAGGATAGTAGTTTGGAGTCTCTTGAAGAAAACAAGCTGTTTAGGAAATTTATGCCAGGTCTGAAAGTTAGAGATGCTTTGCTTTTTAGGAAGTCAGTTGAGAAGGATGATGGTGACTCTGAAAAAGATGGTTTTTTCAAGCGGCTTTTAAGAGATAGTAAAGGTGATGATGAGTTAGGCACGAAAATTCGAGATGCTTTTCTTGTTCGCAAGTCATCTGAGAAATGTGATGAAGATTCTGAAAAGAATAATTTTCTTAAAAGGCTCTTACGGGACAGTAGAGGGGATGATGAAGACTCTGAAAAGAACAGTTTCTTTAAAAGGCTCTTGAGGGACAGTAAAGGTGGAGAGGATGAGGATCTGGCCTCAAGTTCAGAGGGATTTTTTAAGAGATTGTTTCGGGATAGCAAGAATGAATCCGAGGATAACACACACACTCGAACAATGGAAGACGAAGAAAAGGAGGGTTTTCTCCGAAAGCTTTTCCGTGATAAATTTGAAGATAAGAAGGATGGAAATGATGGAGATATTGGTAATTCTGAGGAGAAATGCGCAAAGCCTGCTGAAGAGGATGAAAAAGAAGGGTTTTTCCGGAAATTATTTAAGGATAAATTTGAGGACAAGAAAGATATCAATGATAGAACTGAAGATGGTCGTGTGCACCCTGAGGATGGTAAAGGTGATTCAGCCAATGAAAATAATAATGGTGGCTTATTTGAAAATAGTCCAGCCGCAGAATTTTTTTTCCGCAAATTGTTTAGAGATCGTGACCGTTCAATTGAAGATTCAGAGCAATTGGGGTTAAAAAAGGATAAAGAGGTACGTCGAATCTTTTTACAACaatttatatttgtttgtttATAACATTGTTGGATTGTAATAAAAAATTGTGAACAAAACAAATGTTTAGGCACACCTGGTCACTGAATAGTTTTCTTTCCAAC
Encoded proteins:
- the LOC131661122 gene encoding phosphatidylinositol 4-kinase beta 1-like isoform X3, which gives rise to MVRFLGLTRGVGDEPREIVSRSNLTGESSENGWLIRFFDSPFFCEWIAVSYLYKHDHAGVRDYLCNRMYTLPLQGVEGYLFQVCYMMIHKPSPSLDKFVIDVCSKSLKIALKVHWFLLAEIEESDENDGISIIQEKCQTAATFMGEWPPLIRPQSAPSSPIDKNQVLSKILSSKQRLLSLTSSSPTQRSLSFSPSSGNNLQEDSSLESLEENKLFRKFMPGLKVRDALLFRKSVEKDDGDSEKDGFFKRLLRDSKGDDELGTKIRDAFLVRKSSEKCDEDSEKNNFLKRLLRDSRGDDEDSEKNSFFKRLLRDSKGGEDEDLASSSEGFFKRLFRDSKNESEDNTHTRTMEDEEKEGFLRKLFRDKFEDKKDGNDGDIGNSEEKCAKPAEEDEKEGFFRKLFKDKFEDKKDINDRTEDGRVHPEDGKGDSANENNNGGLFENSPAAEFFFRKLFRDRDRSIEDSEQLGLKKDKENCPGSPKQQNEKSGTKPPLPVNLSQFRKGAYHGSLDFVLSLCEISFGLVDVFPIEDRIRALHESLAEINLHLTEAHNTGGVCFPLGKGMYRALYISEEEAVLLNSREKAPYLICVEVLKCEMPSISREASRSQKHSKGGIPLANGDALLKKPPTWAYPLWTAQEVYRNSNDRMSRSTAQAIDQAMTHVSEAKIRFVSVNLSVERQSHGQLEKTNVDPHGVGWCSAAVYRDGIQEMERPEHDNNMEWVRVVLKADPGVRMEDIENPTPRRRKEHRRIPSTVALEEVKAAAAKGEAPLGLPLKGAGQDSSDAQPRANGITPKASDALSGELWDVKKERIKKASIHGNLPGWDLRSVYPVMLNMVC
- the LOC131661122 gene encoding phosphatidylinositol 4-kinase beta 1-like isoform X2; translation: MVRFLGLTRGVGDEPREIVSRSNLTGESSENGWLIRFFDSPFFCEWIAVSYLYKHDHAGVRDYLCNRMYTLPLQGVEGYLFQVCYMMIHKPSPSLDKFVIDVCSKSLKIALKVHWFLLAEIEESDENDGISIIQEKCQTAATFMGEWPPLIRPQSAPSSPIDKNQVLSKILSSKQRLLSLTSSSPTQRSLSFSPSSGNNLQEDSSLESLEENKLFRKFMPGLKVRDALLFRKSVEKDDGDSEKDGFFKRLLRDSKGDDELGTKIRDAFLVRKSSEKCDEDSEKNNFLKRLLRDSRGDDEDSEKNSFFKRLLRDSKGGEDEDLASSSEGFFKRLFRDSKNESEDNTHTRTMEDEEKEGFLRKLFRDKFEDKKDGNDGDIGNSEEKCAKPAEEDEKEGFFRKLFKDKFEDKKDINDRTEDGRVHPEDGKGDSANENNNGGLFENSPAAEFFFRKLFRDRDRSIEDSEQLGLKKDKENCPGSPKQQNEKSGTKPPLPVNLSQFRKGAYHGSLDFVLSLCEISFGLVDVFPIEDRIRALHESLAEINLHLTEAHNTGGVCFPLGKGMYRALYISEEEAVLLNSREKAPYLICVEVLKCEMPSISREASRSQKHSKGGIPLANGDALLKKPPTWAYPLWTAQEVYRNSNDRMSRSTAQAIDQAMTHVSEAKIRFVSVNLSVERQSHGQLEKTNVDPHGVGWCSAAVYRDGIQEMERPEHDNNMEWVRVVLKADPGVRMEDIENPTPRRRKEHRRIPSTVALEEVKAAAAKGEAPLGLPLKGAGQDSSDAQPRANGITPKASDALSGELWDVKKERIKKASIHGNLPGWDLRSIFSKKLDFLFGCARMKFYALLLTLLLLKQFQIRLLYILSRVDILAFQVYGNSLLRSIKKILLALNLLRGTLLKAWLVIPWFATFCR